From a region of the Microbacterium sp. nov. GSS16 genome:
- the metE gene encoding 5-methyltetrahydropteroyltriglutamate--homocysteine S-methyltransferase, giving the protein MTAFPAGTILGYPRIGRRRELKKAVESFWAGRSDQAELERTAAELRATTRARLAELGLGRDDSSIPESFSLYDQVLDTAVTVGAIPTRFDDLRDEDGTIGLSAYFTVARGEGERAPLEMTKWFDSNYHYLVPEIGPETTFSLASEHLVQQVAEAAAAGYVTRPVIVGPVTLLALAKASDDAPEGFEPLSRLADVLPVYTELLAKLKAAGAQWVQLDEPALVSESLPVDTATLADAAARALAVLGGASERPQIFVAAPYAALGATLDVLAAAPVEAIGIDLVRGEVPAALPALEGKTLVGGVIDGHNIWRGDLDAAFAKLEALRDLGAAALSASTSTSLLHVPHDVDDETALDARLVSWLAFADQKVGQVVTLAQGLGQGRDAIADALDAASAALADRHDAPGVRDGAVRAREVAEAEYSRVSYAERESAQQALNLPALPLTTIGSFPQTGDIRRARAQFLRGELPADDYDDFLRREIDQVVALQEELGLDVLVHGEPERNDMVQYFAEHLDGFAVTQHGWVQSYGSRATRPSILWGDVSRPAPITVSWASYAQSLSVKPVKGMLTGPVTILAWSFVRDDQPLGQTANQVALALRDEITDLEAAGIAIIQVDEPALRELLPLKAAEQADYLDWSVRSFRLATGGAAAGTQIHTHLCYSEFGVVIDAIRALDADVTSIEAARSRMEVVADIARFGFDHGVGPGVYDIHSPRVPSVEEIEALLRRAVDELPLRQLWVNPDCGLKTRAYEETVQSLRNIVEATRRVREDVSAAV; this is encoded by the coding sequence ATGACCGCTTTCCCCGCAGGGACGATCCTCGGCTACCCGCGCATCGGGCGTCGTCGCGAGCTGAAGAAGGCCGTCGAGTCCTTCTGGGCCGGCCGCTCCGATCAGGCGGAACTCGAGCGCACCGCCGCCGAGCTGCGCGCGACGACGCGTGCCCGCCTCGCGGAGCTGGGCCTCGGCCGCGATGACTCGTCGATCCCCGAGTCGTTCTCGTTATACGACCAGGTGCTCGATACCGCCGTCACGGTCGGCGCCATCCCCACGCGCTTCGACGACCTCCGCGACGAGGACGGCACGATCGGACTCTCCGCCTACTTCACCGTCGCACGCGGCGAGGGCGAGCGAGCACCGCTCGAGATGACCAAGTGGTTCGACTCGAACTACCACTACCTCGTCCCCGAGATCGGCCCCGAGACGACCTTCTCGCTCGCCAGCGAGCACCTCGTCCAGCAGGTCGCCGAAGCCGCCGCCGCCGGATACGTCACCCGCCCGGTGATCGTCGGTCCGGTCACGCTCCTCGCGCTGGCGAAGGCGTCGGACGACGCGCCGGAGGGCTTCGAGCCGCTCAGCCGACTCGCCGACGTGCTGCCGGTTTACACCGAGCTTCTGGCGAAGCTCAAGGCCGCCGGCGCCCAGTGGGTGCAGCTCGACGAGCCGGCGCTGGTCAGCGAATCGCTGCCGGTCGACACCGCGACCCTCGCTGACGCGGCAGCCCGCGCGCTCGCGGTTCTGGGCGGTGCGAGCGAGCGCCCGCAGATCTTTGTCGCCGCCCCGTACGCGGCGCTCGGCGCGACACTCGACGTGCTGGCCGCCGCACCTGTCGAGGCGATCGGCATCGACCTTGTGCGTGGCGAGGTGCCGGCAGCGCTCCCCGCGCTCGAGGGCAAGACGCTCGTCGGCGGAGTGATCGACGGGCACAACATCTGGCGCGGCGACCTCGATGCCGCGTTCGCGAAGCTCGAGGCGCTGCGCGACCTCGGAGCGGCTGCGCTGTCGGCATCCACCTCGACCTCGCTGCTGCACGTCCCCCACGACGTCGACGACGAGACGGCCCTGGACGCCCGTCTGGTCTCGTGGCTCGCCTTCGCCGACCAGAAGGTCGGCCAGGTCGTCACCCTCGCGCAGGGTCTTGGCCAGGGCCGGGATGCGATCGCCGACGCTCTCGACGCGGCATCCGCCGCCCTGGCCGACCGGCACGACGCCCCCGGCGTGCGCGACGGTGCCGTGCGCGCCCGCGAGGTCGCCGAGGCGGAGTACTCACGCGTGTCGTACGCCGAGCGCGAGAGCGCGCAGCAGGCGCTGAACCTGCCCGCCCTTCCGCTGACGACGATCGGCTCGTTCCCGCAGACCGGCGACATCCGTCGGGCCCGCGCCCAGTTCCTGCGCGGCGAACTGCCCGCCGACGACTACGACGACTTCCTGCGCCGCGAGATCGACCAGGTCGTCGCCCTGCAGGAGGAGCTCGGCCTCGACGTGCTCGTGCACGGCGAGCCCGAGCGCAACGACATGGTGCAGTACTTCGCAGAGCACCTCGACGGATTCGCCGTCACCCAGCACGGCTGGGTGCAGTCGTACGGTTCGCGCGCCACCAGGCCCTCGATCCTGTGGGGCGATGTGTCGCGCCCCGCGCCGATCACGGTGTCGTGGGCGTCGTACGCGCAGTCGCTGAGCGTCAAGCCGGTCAAGGGCATGCTGACCGGCCCGGTCACGATCCTCGCGTGGTCGTTCGTGCGCGACGACCAGCCGCTCGGCCAGACCGCCAACCAGGTCGCGCTCGCACTGCGTGACGAGATCACCGATCTCGAGGCCGCTGGGATCGCCATCATCCAGGTCGACGAGCCGGCGCTGCGCGAGCTGCTTCCGCTGAAGGCGGCGGAGCAGGCGGACTACCTCGACTGGTCGGTGCGCTCGTTCCGGCTGGCGACCGGCGGCGCCGCAGCGGGCACGCAGATCCACACCCACCTCTGCTACTCGGAGTTCGGCGTCGTGATCGACGCGATTCGCGCGCTCGATGCCGACGTGACCTCGATCGAGGCGGCCCGCAGCCGCATGGAGGTCGTCGCCGACATCGCCCGCTTCGGATTCGACCATGGGGTGGGCCCTGGGGTCTACGACATCCACTCGCCGCGCGTGCCCAGCGTCGAGGAGATCGAGGCGCTGCTGCGTCGCGCCGTCGACGAGCTGCCGCTGCGGCAGCTGTGGGTCAACCCCGACTGCGGTCTGAAGACCCGCGCGTACGAGGAGACCGTGCAGTCGCTGCGCAACATCGTCGAGGCCACCCGACGCGTCCGGGAGGACGTTTCGGCCGCCGTCTGA
- the lexA gene encoding transcriptional repressor LexA, which yields MSDTPETAAEAPRTRRRKSLSPKQMAILEVIQSSIARHGYPPSMREIGDAVGLKSLSSVTHQLGQLELSGYLRRDPGKTRAMEVLIDLPGSGAENPADTAPAVGDAALVPLVGQIAAGVPITADQQVEEIFPLPRQLVGKGDLFMLKVNGESMIDAAICDGDWVVVRTQNNAENGEIVAAMIDGEATVKTFRRRDGHTWLLPRNSAFEPILGDEAVVLGKVVAVLRAV from the coding sequence ATGAGCGACACCCCTGAGACCGCAGCCGAGGCTCCCCGCACGCGTCGGCGCAAGAGCCTCAGCCCGAAGCAGATGGCCATCCTCGAGGTGATCCAGAGCTCGATCGCGCGCCACGGCTACCCGCCGAGCATGCGCGAGATCGGCGACGCCGTCGGTCTCAAGTCGCTCTCCAGCGTGACGCACCAGCTCGGGCAGCTCGAGCTCAGCGGCTACCTGCGCCGTGATCCCGGCAAGACCCGCGCCATGGAGGTTCTGATCGATCTCCCCGGCAGCGGTGCCGAGAACCCGGCCGACACCGCCCCCGCGGTGGGCGACGCGGCACTCGTGCCGCTCGTCGGGCAGATCGCCGCCGGAGTGCCGATCACCGCCGACCAGCAGGTGGAGGAGATCTTCCCGCTTCCCAGGCAGCTGGTCGGCAAGGGCGACCTGTTCATGCTCAAGGTCAACGGCGAGTCGATGATCGACGCGGCGATCTGCGACGGGGACTGGGTCGTCGTGCGCACGCAGAACAACGCCGAGAACGGCGAGATCGTCGCGGCCATGATCGACGGTGAGGCGACGGTGAAGACGTTCCGCCGCCGCGATGGTCACACCTGGCTCCTCCCCCGCAACTCGGCGTTCGAACCCATCCTCGGCGACGAGGCCGTCGTGCTCGGCAAGGTCGTCGCGGTGCTTCGCGCGGTCTGA
- a CDS encoding LysM peptidoglycan-binding domain-containing protein, producing the protein MSTISIQAPLTVPVAAAARRSVPTRLRLTARGRRLLATLAAAPVIAGITVSLLAGGSALASGESDPVAFETVTVLPGDTLWSIAAEAAPASDPREVIDDIRRLNNLSSGMIQVGASIAIPTEYAD; encoded by the coding sequence GTGAGCACGATCAGCATCCAGGCCCCCCTGACCGTCCCGGTCGCGGCCGCTGCGCGGCGTTCTGTCCCGACCCGGCTGCGTCTCACCGCGCGCGGTCGCCGTCTGCTCGCCACCCTCGCCGCAGCGCCCGTCATCGCCGGCATCACCGTCTCGCTGCTGGCGGGCGGCTCGGCCCTCGCCTCCGGTGAGAGCGACCCCGTCGCCTTCGAGACCGTGACGGTGCTGCCCGGCGACACGCTGTGGTCGATCGCGGCTGAGGCCGCCCCCGCCTCCGACCCCCGCGAGGTCATCGACGACATCAGGCGTCTCAACAACCTGAGCTCGGGCATGATCCAGGTCGGCGCGTCGATCGCGATCCCGACCGAGTACGCCGACTGA
- a CDS encoding histidinol-phosphate transaminase, with product MEHVTSLDELPLRADLRGLTPYGAPQVPLPVALNVNENTHPVPDEIASDILDDIALALRDVNRYPDREFTSLREAFAEYLGHGLAAEQIWAGNGSNEVLQHIMQAFGGPGRTAFGFAPTYSMYPLITQGTGARWIAGTRHDDFTIDPDDAARQVADVDPDVVILCTPNNPTGTPLGLEVIEAVYEAARGVVIVDEAYQEFAPHDAPSALTLLDGRPRLAVSRTMSKAFAFAGARVGYLAADPAFIDALRLVRLPYHLSALTQAAAVAALRNASTMLRMVDEIVEQRERISATLEALGYTPHVSWSNFVLFGGVDDPKATWRALYERGVLIRDVGIPHHLRVSAGTEAETTAFLEALASIGSSS from the coding sequence ATGGAGCATGTGACATCCCTCGATGAGCTGCCCCTCCGCGCCGACCTGCGCGGGCTCACGCCGTACGGTGCCCCGCAGGTGCCGCTTCCTGTCGCTCTGAACGTCAACGAGAACACGCATCCGGTTCCCGACGAGATCGCCAGCGACATCCTCGACGACATCGCGCTTGCACTGCGAGACGTCAACCGCTACCCCGACCGTGAGTTCACCTCGCTGCGCGAGGCGTTCGCGGAGTACCTCGGCCACGGGCTCGCCGCAGAGCAGATCTGGGCGGGCAACGGCTCGAACGAGGTGCTGCAGCACATCATGCAGGCGTTCGGCGGCCCAGGCCGGACGGCGTTCGGATTCGCGCCCACCTACTCGATGTACCCGCTGATCACGCAGGGCACCGGTGCGCGCTGGATCGCCGGCACGCGGCACGACGACTTCACCATCGACCCGGATGACGCCGCACGGCAGGTCGCCGACGTCGACCCCGACGTCGTCATCCTCTGCACCCCGAACAACCCCACGGGAACGCCGCTCGGGCTGGAGGTCATCGAGGCGGTGTACGAGGCGGCACGCGGGGTCGTCATCGTCGATGAGGCCTACCAGGAGTTCGCCCCGCACGACGCGCCGTCCGCGCTCACGCTGCTCGACGGGCGTCCTCGGCTCGCGGTATCGCGCACGATGAGCAAAGCCTTCGCGTTCGCCGGTGCGAGGGTCGGCTATCTCGCCGCCGACCCTGCATTCATCGACGCGCTGCGTCTGGTGCGTCTGCCCTACCACCTCAGCGCCCTCACGCAGGCTGCCGCCGTCGCGGCACTGCGCAACGCGTCGACCATGCTGCGCATGGTCGACGAGATCGTCGAGCAGCGCGAGCGGATCTCCGCCACCCTGGAGGCGCTGGGCTACACGCCGCACGTCTCCTGGTCGAACTTCGTGCTGTTCGGCGGGGTCGACGACCCGAAGGCGACCTGGCGCGCGCTGTACGAGCGCGGGGTGCTGATTCGCGACGTCGGCATCCCGCATCACCTGCGCGTCTCGGCGGGCACCGAAGCCGAGACCACTGCATTCCTGGAAGCCCTCGCGTCGATTGGATCGTCGTCATGA
- the hisB gene encoding imidazoleglycerol-phosphate dehydratase HisB: MTDRTARRTRSTSESTVEVVVDLDGTGRSEIDTTVPFFDHMLTAFAKHSLTDLTVRATGDTHIDAHHTVEDISIVLGQAIREALGDKAGISRYGDALVPLDEALAQAVVDISGRPFLVHDGEPAGFEFHLIGGHFTGSLVRHVFEAITFNAGLTVHVRVIGGRDPHHIAEAEFKAFARAFRQAKALDPLVEGIPSTKGAL; the protein is encoded by the coding sequence ATGACCGACCGCACCGCCCGCCGAACCCGCAGCACGTCCGAGTCGACCGTCGAGGTCGTCGTCGATCTCGACGGCACCGGCCGCAGCGAGATCGACACCACCGTGCCGTTCTTCGACCACATGCTCACCGCGTTCGCGAAGCACTCCCTCACCGACCTCACCGTGCGCGCGACGGGCGACACCCACATCGACGCGCACCACACGGTCGAGGATATCTCGATCGTGCTCGGCCAGGCGATCCGCGAGGCGCTCGGCGACAAGGCGGGCATCTCCCGCTACGGCGATGCCCTCGTCCCCCTCGACGAAGCGCTCGCCCAGGCCGTCGTCGACATCTCGGGTCGCCCGTTCCTCGTGCACGACGGCGAGCCGGCGGGATTCGAGTTTCACCTCATCGGCGGCCACTTCACCGGCTCGCTGGTGCGCCACGTGTTCGAGGCCATCACCTTCAACGCCGGACTGACCGTGCACGTGCGCGTCATCGGCGGGCGCGACCCGCACCACATCGCAGAGGCGGAGTTCAAGGCGTTCGCCCGCGCGTTCCGTCAGGCCAAGGCGCTCGACCCGCTGGTCGAGGGCATCCCGTCCACGAAGGGTGCGCTGTGA
- the hisH gene encoding imidazole glycerol phosphate synthase subunit HisH, translating into MTARRVVVFDYESGNVHSAVKALAAAGAEVELTRDRSRALEADGLLVPGVGAFAAVRDALLAHGGDEIIDRRLAGGRPVLGICVGMQVMFARGVERGQPADGLGEWPGTVTELDAPVLPHMGWNTVEPGEGNVLFRGIENERFYFVHSYAATTWDLDVIPPFPQPAVTWATHGERFIAAVENGPLAATQFHPEKSGDAGIRLLRNWIGSL; encoded by the coding sequence GTGACCGCGCGACGCGTCGTCGTCTTCGACTACGAGTCGGGCAACGTGCACTCGGCGGTGAAGGCTCTGGCCGCGGCGGGAGCCGAGGTCGAGCTCACCCGCGACCGCAGTCGCGCACTCGAGGCCGACGGTCTGCTCGTCCCCGGGGTGGGGGCGTTCGCCGCTGTCCGCGATGCGCTGCTCGCGCACGGCGGTGACGAGATCATCGATCGTCGCCTCGCCGGCGGGCGCCCGGTGCTCGGCATCTGCGTCGGCATGCAGGTGATGTTCGCGCGAGGCGTCGAGCGGGGTCAGCCCGCCGACGGGTTGGGGGAGTGGCCGGGCACCGTCACCGAGCTGGATGCCCCGGTGCTGCCCCACATGGGCTGGAACACGGTGGAACCCGGTGAGGGCAACGTGCTGTTCCGCGGCATCGAGAACGAGCGCTTCTATTTCGTGCACTCGTACGCCGCCACGACGTGGGATCTCGATGTCATCCCGCCGTTCCCGCAGCCGGCGGTGACGTGGGCGACGCACGGTGAGCGCTTCATCGCGGCAGTCGAGAACGGACCGCTCGCAGCGACGCAGTTCCACCCCGAGAAGTCGGGCGATGCGGGCATCCGGCTGCTGCGCAACTGGATCGGCTCGCTCTGA
- a CDS encoding MinD/ParA family ATP-binding protein — translation MLNRIGFSLAPGAAERAVRDNELLVSQHWPGPRTIAVVNGKGGAGKTPTTVLLSAVFARFGGAGVLAWDNNQTRGTLGWRTDMGPHDRTLFELLPEADRLLGAGAQSADLAHFVHHQAREKYDVLRSKPMRLAQENRLRSADIDAIHAVAAKYYRLILIDSGNDESDPMWLRMIDHADQIVVATTTRDDHAEAGALLLEALEDRDERSARLARRSVVVVTQADPKATPADVAQVVDGYRDLAREVVAIPFDHEMVDGHLRLGALAPTTQTAWLAAGAAVARGL, via the coding sequence ATGCTGAACCGCATCGGGTTCTCGCTCGCCCCGGGCGCCGCCGAGCGGGCCGTGCGCGACAACGAGCTGCTCGTCAGCCAGCACTGGCCGGGCCCGCGCACCATCGCCGTCGTGAACGGCAAGGGCGGGGCGGGCAAGACCCCGACCACCGTCCTGCTCTCCGCTGTCTTCGCCCGCTTCGGCGGCGCGGGTGTGCTCGCGTGGGACAACAACCAGACCCGCGGGACGCTGGGCTGGCGCACCGATATGGGCCCGCACGACAGGACCCTGTTCGAGCTGCTCCCCGAGGCAGACCGGCTGCTGGGCGCGGGAGCGCAGTCGGCCGACCTCGCCCATTTCGTGCACCACCAGGCGCGGGAGAAGTACGACGTGCTGCGCTCGAAGCCGATGCGACTCGCGCAGGAGAACCGGCTGCGCTCTGCAGACATCGACGCGATCCATGCCGTGGCGGCGAAGTACTACCGTCTGATCCTCATCGACTCCGGAAACGACGAGTCCGATCCCATGTGGCTGCGCATGATCGACCACGCCGATCAGATCGTCGTGGCGACCACGACGCGCGACGACCACGCGGAGGCCGGCGCGCTGCTGCTCGAGGCGCTCGAGGACCGCGACGAGCGATCGGCGCGGCTCGCGCGACGTTCGGTGGTCGTCGTCACCCAGGCCGACCCCAAGGCGACTCCCGCCGATGTCGCGCAGGTGGTCGACGGATACCGCGATCTGGCGCGAGAGGTGGTCGCCATCCCGTTCGATCACGAGATGGTCGACGGCCACCTGCGACTCGGCGCTCTCGCGCCCACGACGCAGACCGCCTGGCTGGCCGCGGGAGCCGCCGTCGCACGCGGTCTCTGA
- the priA gene encoding bifunctional 1-(5-phosphoribosyl)-5-((5-phosphoribosylamino)methylideneamino)imidazole-4-carboxamide isomerase/phosphoribosylanthranilate isomerase PriA gives MNDFAQSPSLILLPAVDVAGGKAVRLTQGEAGTETNYGDPVDAAGEFVDAGAQWIHLVDLDAAFGRGSNTAILRKVIKQYRGVSIELSGGIRDDASLDAALEAGATRINLGTAALENPEWSADVISRYGDAIAVGLDVRGTTLAARGWTKEGGDIWDVLERLEEAGCSRYVVTDVTKDGTLRGPNLELLREITSRTPKPVIASGGVATLDDIAALRELVPLGVEGAIVGKALYAGQFTLAEALDVAGD, from the coding sequence ATGAACGACTTCGCACAGTCCCCCTCGCTGATCCTGCTGCCCGCGGTCGATGTCGCCGGCGGCAAGGCGGTGCGCCTGACGCAGGGCGAGGCCGGCACCGAGACGAACTACGGCGATCCCGTCGACGCGGCCGGTGAATTCGTCGACGCAGGCGCCCAGTGGATCCACCTGGTCGACCTCGACGCGGCCTTCGGGCGCGGCAGCAACACGGCGATCCTGCGCAAGGTCATCAAGCAGTACCGCGGTGTGAGCATCGAGCTCTCCGGGGGTATCCGCGACGATGCGAGCCTCGACGCCGCGCTCGAGGCCGGCGCGACGCGCATCAACCTCGGCACCGCCGCGCTCGAGAACCCGGAGTGGTCTGCCGACGTCATCAGCCGCTACGGCGACGCCATCGCGGTCGGACTCGACGTGCGCGGCACCACGCTCGCCGCCCGAGGCTGGACGAAGGAGGGCGGCGACATCTGGGACGTGCTCGAGCGCCTGGAAGAGGCGGGCTGCAGCCGCTATGTCGTCACCGACGTCACCAAGGACGGCACGCTGCGCGGACCGAACCTCGAGCTTCTGCGCGAGATCACCTCTCGCACCCCCAAGCCCGTGATCGCGTCCGGCGGCGTCGCGACGCTCGACGACATCGCCGCGCTGCGCGAGCTCGTTCCGCTCGGCGTCGAAGGCGCCATCGTCGGCAAGGCGCTCTACGCCGGGCAGTTCACCCTCGCCGAGGCGCTGGATGTCGCCGGCGACTGA